The proteins below are encoded in one region of Bacillus vallismortis:
- the khtT gene encoding K(+)/H(+) antiporter subunit KhtT, with protein MNIKENDLPGIGKKFEIETRSHEKMTIIIHDDGRREIYRFHDRDPDELLSNISLDDSEARQVAAILGGMVYKPQTLESIEMAFSDLIIEWFKVEKGAKSIGRTLGELDIRQNCDVTVIAIIKHSQEKLLHPGADSVIEENDTLVLSGERKHLKKLIHDFLSGEGV; from the coding sequence TTGAATATTAAAGAAAACGATCTGCCGGGCATCGGCAAAAAATTTGAAATCGAAACGAGAAGCCACGAAAAGATGACCATTATCATTCACGATGACGGAAGAAGAGAAATTTATCGCTTTCATGACCGCGACCCGGATGAGCTTCTTTCCAATATCTCATTGGATGATTCTGAAGCAAGGCAAGTTGCCGCTATTCTAGGTGGCATGGTCTATAAACCGCAAACACTGGAGTCCATCGAAATGGCTTTCAGCGATCTCATTATTGAATGGTTTAAAGTCGAAAAAGGCGCCAAATCGATCGGACGCACACTCGGGGAGCTTGATATCCGCCAGAATTGCGATGTCACTGTCATCGCCATCATCAAGCACAGCCAGGAAAAGCTTTTGCACCCCGGAGCCGATTCGGTTATTGAAGAAAATGACACCCTTGTCCTCTCAGGTGAAAGAAAGCATCTGAAGAAGCTGATTCACGATTTTCTTTCTGGAGAGGGCGTGTGA
- a CDS encoding ATP-binding protein: MNALRIKSLHIYQYGKFSNRTFHFSASPVQLIYGLNEAGKTTIMSFIESMLFGFPKTKKYEPKTGGVYGGFLEAEHPEFGLLKIERTKGTAEKLRVYTEKGEVKQGDVLKQLFQGTDRALYKAIYSFDVFGLQEIHAFNRDKIGEFLLFSSLFGAEAVSKLDSKLTKESERLYKPNGRNPQLNQELETLKQLAAKLKQAEAEEAGYHQLLEKKRTLESRLAAAETELKEAAGHIRTIEGAVELKPLLAEKAALEQAMAQYPEQAGQFPADGLHQLEKYESHLHPKSAQLEALRVKMAELDKQMQKLNPDQEMLAKEALIQELSAAFHLYQSYGEQLAAIQAQLRQSSAQTAAGLEQLNQTDENELLNMNTSYDYEWQLQQAVQQYVQARDRKRQLDETFELARQELEDAEKAVHAASSAILENSDRKEKEAALKAYDEAQGHHQEQAKLREQLKYVERQQVKQKKTVMAAGMLFIVLFLLLQQWIPAICIGAALIAYWLVSGKQTTSSRNSRENGQPMTDMPPAEAEALREALWEDDRNKQHLITQRAVLQQKEAAYERVIQQFEQWEADMAPSFAQVERFMKELRFKEDPSFLLDAYNLMKDVKKEVKKKHELTIEAGRLKKHRRIFEERVNKLLPADQSEHISISDALHTLRNNVEREKEIEKQKKGMETDSHYAREQLLELEQETQYFQTRIEQLFSAAGAKDRNEFCALADISRQLKETENKLHHVNAQLQGGHPEELELAASHTLSELKSKQIIESERTAQLTEEIEQLRSQAAMLFVKQEQLEASGLVSDLKLQMEMQKERVKDTAKKWSSIQMIKQVIRNKLERHKKVELPRLLETAGEFVRPLTDGSYRTIYFSETDDSMMVTHSDGTVYHAEELSQGTCEQLYTAIRFALAVTRQDEAMLPFQLDDSFVHFDQERLKRVVDVLYDLSIGGRQILYFTCHEHVKNAFQSSQIIDLGL; this comes from the coding sequence GTGAACGCTTTGCGAATTAAATCTTTACATATCTACCAATACGGGAAATTTTCCAACCGCACCTTTCACTTTTCCGCCTCACCTGTCCAATTAATCTACGGATTAAATGAGGCAGGAAAAACGACGATCATGTCATTTATTGAAAGCATGCTGTTTGGTTTTCCGAAAACGAAAAAATATGAACCGAAAACAGGCGGTGTCTACGGTGGTTTTCTTGAAGCTGAACATCCAGAATTTGGGCTGTTGAAGATCGAAAGGACGAAAGGGACCGCCGAAAAGCTAAGAGTGTACACAGAAAAGGGCGAAGTGAAGCAGGGAGATGTTTTAAAGCAGCTGTTTCAAGGCACGGACAGGGCGCTGTACAAAGCCATTTATTCGTTTGATGTATTCGGGCTGCAGGAAATTCACGCTTTTAATCGGGACAAGATTGGGGAGTTTTTGCTGTTTTCCAGCTTGTTTGGCGCTGAAGCCGTATCGAAGCTTGATTCAAAGCTGACAAAGGAAAGCGAAAGGCTCTATAAACCAAACGGGCGGAATCCCCAATTAAATCAGGAGCTGGAAACGCTTAAGCAGCTGGCAGCGAAGCTAAAACAGGCTGAAGCAGAGGAAGCGGGCTATCATCAGCTCCTTGAGAAAAAAAGAACGCTCGAATCCCGTCTTGCAGCTGCAGAAACCGAATTGAAAGAAGCGGCAGGACATATCCGAACCATTGAGGGAGCGGTTGAGCTGAAACCGTTGCTAGCTGAAAAAGCGGCTCTCGAACAGGCGATGGCACAATATCCGGAGCAGGCAGGACAATTTCCTGCTGACGGACTGCATCAGCTGGAAAAATATGAATCCCACCTTCACCCGAAATCCGCGCAGCTTGAGGCGCTTCGGGTGAAGATGGCGGAACTGGACAAACAGATGCAAAAGCTTAACCCAGATCAAGAAATGTTGGCGAAAGAAGCGCTGATACAAGAACTTTCGGCAGCGTTCCATCTGTATCAATCCTACGGAGAACAGCTCGCCGCCATTCAGGCACAGCTGCGCCAGTCGTCCGCACAGACAGCGGCCGGACTGGAACAGCTCAATCAAACGGATGAAAATGAGCTTCTGAATATGAACACGTCATATGACTATGAATGGCAGCTTCAGCAGGCGGTGCAGCAATATGTGCAGGCAAGAGACAGAAAACGGCAGCTTGATGAGACGTTTGAGCTTGCCCGCCAAGAGCTGGAGGATGCGGAAAAGGCCGTTCATGCCGCTTCATCCGCCATCCTAGAAAACAGCGATAGAAAAGAGAAAGAAGCCGCCCTAAAAGCATATGATGAAGCACAGGGGCATCATCAGGAGCAAGCGAAACTGCGAGAACAGCTGAAGTATGTTGAAAGGCAGCAGGTAAAACAAAAAAAGACTGTCATGGCAGCTGGTATGTTGTTCATTGTTCTCTTTCTGCTGCTGCAGCAATGGATTCCCGCCATCTGCATCGGCGCTGCACTTATTGCGTATTGGCTTGTATCAGGTAAACAAACAACGTCTTCCCGAAACAGCCGGGAGAATGGACAGCCAATGACGGATATGCCGCCGGCAGAAGCCGAAGCGCTTAGAGAAGCGTTATGGGAGGATGACCGAAATAAACAGCATCTCATCACACAGCGGGCAGTGCTCCAGCAAAAAGAGGCGGCTTATGAAAGGGTTATCCAGCAGTTTGAACAGTGGGAAGCCGATATGGCCCCGTCCTTTGCTCAGGTCGAGCGTTTTATGAAGGAGCTCAGATTCAAGGAAGATCCGTCTTTTTTGCTTGATGCATACAATTTGATGAAGGATGTCAAAAAAGAAGTGAAGAAAAAGCATGAGCTGACAATTGAAGCAGGCAGGCTGAAAAAGCACCGTCGAATCTTTGAGGAGCGGGTCAATAAGCTTCTTCCTGCTGATCAAAGTGAGCATATCTCCATCTCGGACGCTCTACATACATTGCGGAACAATGTTGAACGTGAAAAAGAAATTGAGAAGCAGAAAAAGGGAATGGAAACAGATAGTCATTATGCAAGGGAGCAGCTGCTGGAGCTTGAACAAGAAACACAGTATTTTCAAACGCGGATCGAACAGTTATTTTCCGCGGCGGGTGCGAAAGACAGAAATGAGTTTTGTGCTTTAGCTGATATCAGCAGGCAATTGAAGGAGACAGAGAACAAGCTCCATCACGTAAACGCGCAGCTTCAAGGCGGACACCCGGAGGAGCTTGAACTGGCGGCTTCCCATACACTTTCTGAATTGAAAAGCAAGCAAATCATTGAGAGTGAAAGAACAGCGCAGCTGACTGAAGAGATCGAGCAGCTTCGCAGTCAGGCCGCAATGCTCTTCGTTAAACAAGAACAATTAGAGGCCTCAGGATTGGTTTCAGATCTCAAGCTGCAAATGGAAATGCAAAAAGAACGTGTGAAAGACACAGCTAAAAAATGGTCTTCAATCCAAATGATCAAACAAGTGATCCGAAACAAATTGGAGCGGCATAAAAAAGTCGAGCTCCCGCGCCTTCTGGAGACGGCGGGAGAATTTGTCCGACCGCTGACTGACGGAAGCTACCGAACGATCTATTTTTCTGAAACCGATGATTCCATGATGGTCACGCATAGTGATGGCACTGTCTATCATGCGGAAGAGCTGTCGCAGGGAACGTGTGAGCAATTGTATACAGCGATCCGATTTGCTTTGGCGGTTACGCGTCAGGATGAGGCAATGCTCCCGTTCCAGCTTGATGACAGCTTTGTTCATTTTGATCAGGAAAGGCTCAAACGTGTAGTAGATGTTTTATATGATTTATCTATAGGAGGAAGGCAAATTTTGTATTTTACATGCCATGAGCATGTAAAGAATGCGTTTCAAAGCAGCCAAATCATTGATTTGGGGCTATAA
- a CDS encoding enoyl-CoA hydratase, protein MEFIQYEVNGAVAEIILNRPDAHHALNEQMLSELKEAVEKAAESEAFIVLLRGSGKGFSAGGDIRMMTSEHDPDQFKRLMDTIEAVTLSLYQMKKVTIAAIHGAAAGLGLSLALCADIVLAEKNAVLAMNFIGIGLVPDGGGHYLLKKRIGEAKAKKLIWSGKKCSAAEAADMGLLDGTFAGDPAEGARPFIETLLASPLLAMIETKAIFQSLQREELKMVLALERSAQEKMRRTKDHQEGIRAFLEKREPRFQT, encoded by the coding sequence ATGGAGTTTATTCAGTATGAAGTGAATGGAGCCGTTGCGGAGATTATCCTGAATCGCCCTGATGCCCACCATGCCTTGAATGAACAGATGCTGTCTGAACTGAAAGAGGCGGTTGAAAAGGCGGCTGAAAGTGAGGCGTTCATCGTCCTTCTGAGAGGAAGCGGAAAAGGTTTTTCGGCCGGCGGAGATATCCGGATGATGACATCAGAGCATGACCCTGATCAATTTAAGCGGCTGATGGATACGATTGAAGCTGTCACGCTGTCGTTATATCAGATGAAGAAAGTGACAATTGCAGCTATTCACGGCGCTGCTGCGGGACTGGGCTTGAGTTTGGCGCTCTGCGCTGATATTGTGCTCGCGGAAAAAAACGCCGTTCTCGCGATGAATTTTATCGGCATTGGGCTTGTTCCAGACGGCGGAGGGCATTATTTGCTGAAGAAAAGAATAGGGGAAGCGAAGGCGAAAAAGCTGATTTGGAGCGGGAAAAAATGTTCCGCCGCGGAAGCCGCCGATATGGGGCTCCTTGACGGAACATTTGCCGGAGACCCTGCGGAAGGTGCAAGACCATTTATCGAAACCCTGTTGGCCTCACCTTTATTGGCGATGATCGAAACGAAAGCGATTTTTCAAAGCCTCCAGCGTGAAGAACTGAAAATGGTGCTTGCCCTTGAACGCAGCGCTCAAGAGAAAATGAGAAGAACCAAGGATCATCAGGAAGGAATCCGTGCCTTTTTGGAAAAACGAGAGCCGAGGTTTCAAACGTAA
- a CDS encoding ABC transporter permease — MNKFWIMLSHTYKNKIMSKSFIISTVITVLLVLVVTNLESIISSFQGDDAKEKIAVVDETNELYPIFSRQLKAVDTNGDLDVKQSKQSADEVTKQVKDETLDGMLIIKRDEKGAISGTYKALTISDDSTYQTLQQALTQTKTAVGTAELGVSQETISSLYAPVAVGQEVLKEGAKSEEELGQTVGLVYIMLFVIYFSVIMYASMIAMEVATEKSSRVMEILISSMPPIQQMFAKLLGIGLVGITQLAVIIAVGSLSLKLNKTGETASSVGGFLNLTDVSATTVVYAVIFFLLGYFLYATLAAFLGSVVSRIEDVQQTITPMTLLVVAGFMIAMFGLSTPDAGFITVTSFIPFFTPMIMFLRVGMLDIPFWQAATGIGITLLTIVILAVIGARIYKGGVLVYSNSSAFKAIKQALRLAKN; from the coding sequence ATGAATAAATTTTGGATCATGCTTTCTCATACATATAAAAATAAGATAATGTCAAAATCTTTTATTATCTCGACTGTCATTACGGTACTGCTTGTATTAGTTGTAACGAATCTGGAGTCGATCATTTCTTCTTTTCAAGGTGATGATGCGAAAGAAAAAATCGCTGTTGTTGATGAAACAAACGAATTATATCCAATTTTCTCGAGGCAGCTGAAAGCGGTGGATACAAACGGTGATCTTGATGTGAAGCAGTCGAAGCAATCCGCTGACGAGGTCACAAAGCAAGTCAAAGATGAAACGCTTGATGGCATGCTGATCATCAAACGAGATGAAAAAGGGGCCATTTCAGGAACGTATAAAGCGTTAACGATTTCTGATGATAGCACGTATCAAACGTTGCAGCAGGCGCTGACGCAAACCAAAACAGCTGTCGGAACAGCGGAGCTCGGCGTTTCGCAGGAAACGATCAGCAGCCTTTATGCGCCTGTTGCTGTCGGGCAGGAGGTACTGAAAGAAGGGGCGAAGTCTGAGGAAGAGCTTGGCCAGACAGTAGGGCTTGTTTACATTATGCTGTTTGTCATTTATTTCTCAGTCATTATGTATGCCAGCATGATTGCGATGGAGGTCGCAACCGAAAAATCCTCGCGCGTCATGGAAATATTGATCTCAAGCATGCCGCCGATCCAGCAGATGTTTGCAAAGCTGCTTGGCATCGGGCTTGTCGGAATCACGCAGCTTGCTGTCATTATTGCTGTCGGCTCTCTGTCGCTTAAGCTGAACAAAACGGGTGAAACAGCTTCATCTGTCGGCGGTTTTCTTAATCTGACCGACGTTTCCGCAACCACTGTCGTCTATGCTGTGATTTTCTTTTTGCTCGGATACTTTTTATACGCGACACTCGCCGCATTTCTTGGCAGTGTCGTCAGCAGAATAGAGGACGTGCAGCAAACGATCACGCCGATGACGCTTTTGGTTGTCGCCGGTTTTATGATCGCGATGTTTGGCTTGAGTACACCTGACGCAGGATTTATTACGGTAACCTCGTTTATTCCTTTCTTTACGCCAATGATTATGTTTTTGCGCGTTGGGATGCTTGATATTCCGTTTTGGCAGGCAGCTACTGGAATTGGAATCACATTGCTTACCATCGTCATACTGGCCGTCATCGGCGCCAGAATTTACAAAGGCGGTGTGTTGGTTTACAGCAATTCAAGCGCATTCAAAGCAATCAAACAAGCGCTTCGTTTAGCGAAAAATTGA
- a CDS encoding coproporphyrinogen III oxidase, translating into MQIKIEGIHDDRLHRPLQNIVNLFYEECELVYGGEEHADVVISLDCLQTEERVTVSGEVKETGITEQHTKSFSPDMNEKEVFKQVKNTISYVYLNLLQAHTGITQKWGILTGIRPTKLLHKKLQSGMPKEQAHAELRKDYLIHDEKIELMQDIVDRQLAAVPDLYQVKDEVSIYIGIPFCPTKCAYCTFPAYAIQGQAGRVGSFLWGLHYEMQKIGEWLKKHNVKVTTIYFGGGTPTSITAEEMDLLYEEMVRSFPDVKHIREITVEAGRPDTITEEKLAVLNKYDIDRISINPQSYENETLKAIGRHHTVEETIEKYHLSRRHGMNNINMDLIIGLPGEGVKEFRHSLAETEKLMPESLTVHTLSFKRASEMTRNKHKYKVAGREEVSQMMDDAVAWTKKHGYMPYYLYRQKNILGNLENVGYSLPGQESIYNIMIMEEVQTIIGIGCGAASKFIDRDTGKITHFANPKDPKSYNERFEHYTEEKINYLEQIFVKTTKQH; encoded by the coding sequence TTGCAAATTAAAATAGAAGGCATACATGATGACCGCCTGCATCGGCCTCTGCAAAATATTGTAAATTTGTTTTATGAAGAGTGCGAGCTTGTGTACGGCGGAGAGGAGCACGCAGATGTTGTCATTTCTTTAGACTGCTTACAAACGGAAGAGCGTGTGACGGTTTCGGGAGAGGTGAAGGAAACTGGCATCACGGAACAGCATACAAAATCTTTCTCTCCCGACATGAATGAAAAAGAAGTTTTTAAGCAAGTGAAAAACACGATTTCGTATGTATATCTCAACCTTCTTCAAGCGCACACGGGCATCACGCAAAAGTGGGGAATCCTTACAGGAATCCGGCCGACAAAGCTGCTTCATAAAAAGCTGCAAAGCGGAATGCCGAAGGAGCAAGCGCATGCAGAATTGAGAAAAGACTATTTAATTCACGATGAGAAAATCGAATTAATGCAGGACATTGTTGACCGGCAGCTGGCGGCAGTGCCGGATTTGTATCAAGTGAAAGATGAAGTCAGTATTTATATTGGCATTCCGTTTTGTCCGACAAAATGCGCGTATTGCACATTTCCTGCGTATGCCATCCAAGGGCAGGCGGGCAGAGTCGGCTCATTCTTATGGGGGCTGCATTACGAAATGCAGAAAATCGGTGAATGGCTGAAGAAGCATAATGTGAAGGTGACAACCATTTATTTTGGCGGCGGGACGCCGACAAGCATTACAGCGGAGGAAATGGATCTGCTGTATGAAGAAATGGTCCGCTCCTTCCCGGATGTGAAACACATTCGCGAGATTACGGTGGAAGCTGGCCGCCCTGACACGATTACAGAAGAAAAGCTCGCCGTTTTAAACAAATATGACATTGACCGAATCAGCATCAATCCGCAATCCTATGAAAACGAAACGCTAAAGGCGATCGGACGGCATCATACGGTTGAAGAGACCATTGAGAAATATCATCTGTCCCGCCGGCACGGCATGAATAATATCAACATGGACTTGATTATCGGATTGCCTGGAGAAGGCGTGAAGGAGTTCAGACACAGCCTTGCAGAAACGGAAAAGCTGATGCCGGAATCTCTTACCGTTCATACGCTTTCCTTTAAACGGGCGTCAGAAATGACGAGAAACAAGCATAAGTACAAGGTCGCCGGCAGGGAAGAGGTTTCTCAAATGATGGATGACGCGGTAGCCTGGACGAAAAAACATGGATACATGCCTTATTATTTATACCGCCAGAAAAACATCCTTGGAAACCTTGAAAACGTCGGATACTCTTTGCCGGGACAAGAAAGCATCTACAACATCATGATTATGGAAGAGGTGCAGACGATTATCGGAATCGGCTGCGGCGCGGCAAGTAAATTTATTGACCGCGATACAGGGAAGATCACGCACTTTGCCAATCCGAAAGATCCGAAATCGTACAATGAGCGATTTGAGCACTACACGGAGGAAAAAATCAACTATTTAGAGCAGATTTTTGTGAAAACGACAAAGCAGCACTGA
- a CDS encoding ABC transporter ATP-binding protein, with product MLKIDHVTKTFGADKAVDGLNLDIPEQQMFGLLGANGAGKTTTFRMILGLLSITEGSISWKGRPVNYNISNKIGYLPEERGLYPKMKVKDQLVYLARLKGMEKQEAVRELGTWLERFNITDYENKKVEELSKGNQQKIQFISAVLHKPELLILDEPFSGLDPVNVELLKEAVISLKNSGVSILFSSHRMEHVEELCENLCILQKGRPVVQGKLKEIKRSFGKKNVTIHSDDDLRFLQSHEGILQWKETAGGVKLQIANEDMSQEIFAMLQGKGFIRKFELEEPSLHDIFIEKVGAVYE from the coding sequence GTGCTTAAGATTGATCACGTAACAAAGACATTTGGAGCTGATAAAGCTGTTGACGGACTGAACTTAGACATTCCGGAACAGCAAATGTTCGGTCTTCTAGGCGCAAACGGAGCGGGTAAAACGACGACGTTTCGCATGATTCTTGGTTTATTAAGCATTACGGAGGGCTCAATCAGCTGGAAAGGCCGTCCTGTGAATTACAATATCAGCAACAAAATCGGTTATTTGCCGGAAGAACGGGGCCTTTATCCGAAAATGAAGGTAAAGGATCAGCTTGTCTACCTTGCCAGATTAAAAGGAATGGAGAAGCAGGAGGCTGTTAGAGAGCTTGGCACATGGCTTGAACGATTCAATATAACAGATTACGAGAACAAGAAGGTGGAAGAGCTTTCGAAGGGAAACCAGCAAAAAATCCAATTCATTTCGGCTGTTTTGCATAAGCCGGAGCTATTGATTCTTGATGAACCGTTCAGCGGTCTGGACCCTGTCAATGTTGAGCTGTTAAAAGAGGCTGTGATTTCTCTGAAAAACAGCGGTGTTTCTATTTTATTTTCCAGCCACCGGATGGAGCATGTGGAGGAGCTTTGTGAGAACCTTTGCATCCTGCAGAAAGGAAGGCCGGTTGTGCAAGGCAAACTGAAGGAGATCAAGCGTTCCTTCGGAAAAAAGAATGTTACCATTCACTCCGATGACGATCTGCGTTTTTTGCAGTCTCATGAAGGCATTCTCCAATGGAAGGAAACGGCTGGCGGCGTCAAGCTGCAGATCGCTAATGAAGACATGTCTCAAGAGATCTTTGCCATGCTCCAAGGAAAAGGGTTTATCAGAAAGTTTGAGCTTGAAGAGCCGTCACTGCATGATATTTTTATAGAAAAGGTGGGGGCTGTCTATGAATAA
- a CDS encoding metallophosphoesterase family protein yields MLTDLTFIHAADLHLDSPFYGISHLPEPIFARIKESTFASVRHIMDAAVRENVDFILLAGDLFDEANRSLKAQLFLKKQFERLRESGISVYVIFGNHDHLGGEWTPIEWPENVHIFSSAVPEEKSFYKEGRRLASIYGFSYQERAVTENQAARYRRSTDAPFHIGMLHGTLSGAEGHDPYCPFTHDDLVKSGMDYWALGHIHKRQILSAEHPAVIYPGNTQARHMKETGDKGYYLVRVANGDISYDFQKAHDVLWEKAAVDVTEAKNMTVLFQMVEDAFSKLRTKGSPVCVRLVLQGTAPQWLLEAPRGTLDELLEAFQEQEAEEEHFIWPFSLEDETEHETNLTNLDPFFGGLFADIDRGDLSAVLEGLERHPVYRRHADRFSQEEVKEIKEQAQILLKRQLKVLET; encoded by the coding sequence ATGTTGACTGATCTAACCTTTATTCATGCGGCAGATCTTCATCTCGACAGCCCGTTTTACGGAATATCGCATCTGCCGGAACCGATTTTTGCCCGGATTAAAGAAAGCACGTTTGCAAGCGTGAGACATATCATGGACGCCGCAGTGAGAGAAAACGTTGATTTCATTTTGCTTGCGGGGGATTTGTTTGATGAAGCCAATCGAAGCTTAAAGGCGCAGCTCTTTTTGAAGAAACAGTTTGAGAGACTGAGAGAAAGCGGGATTTCAGTTTATGTGATCTTTGGGAACCACGATCATCTGGGCGGGGAGTGGACGCCGATTGAATGGCCTGAGAATGTCCACATCTTTTCGTCGGCTGTTCCTGAAGAAAAATCGTTTTATAAAGAAGGCAGGCGCTTAGCGAGCATTTACGGCTTTAGTTATCAGGAAAGAGCCGTGACGGAAAACCAAGCCGCCCGCTATCGGAGGTCGACTGACGCGCCTTTTCATATCGGTATGCTTCACGGTACGCTATCAGGAGCTGAAGGACATGATCCGTATTGCCCGTTTACACATGACGATCTCGTGAAGAGCGGAATGGATTATTGGGCGCTTGGCCATATTCATAAACGCCAGATTCTTTCTGCCGAGCACCCCGCGGTCATCTATCCGGGAAACACGCAAGCACGCCATATGAAGGAGACCGGGGATAAAGGCTATTATCTCGTTCGTGTGGCAAACGGAGACATATCGTATGACTTTCAGAAAGCGCACGATGTCCTGTGGGAAAAAGCGGCAGTTGATGTGACGGAGGCCAAGAATATGACCGTCCTTTTCCAAATGGTTGAAGACGCGTTTTCGAAGCTGCGGACAAAGGGCAGCCCTGTTTGTGTCAGGCTTGTATTGCAAGGGACCGCGCCGCAATGGCTGCTGGAGGCGCCAAGAGGCACTTTGGATGAGCTTCTTGAAGCGTTTCAGGAGCAAGAGGCCGAGGAGGAACACTTCATTTGGCCGTTCTCATTGGAAGACGAAACAGAACATGAAACAAACCTTACAAACCTTGATCCTTTTTTTGGCGGTTTATTTGCAGATATTGACCGCGGCGATCTGTCAGCTGTGCTGGAAGGGCTTGAGCGGCATCCTGTGTATAGAAGGCATGCGGACCGGTTTAGCCAAGAGGAGGTAAAGGAAATAAAAGAGCAGGCACAGATTTTATTGAAAAGACAGCTTAAGGTGCTTGAAACATGA
- the khtU gene encoding K(+)/H(+) antiporter subunit KhtU — translation MDHLIFEVGTALVLVAIASVIANKIKFSIIPFLIVLGMLLGPHAPKAGIIDLTFIESSEIIAFFGRMGVLFLLFYLGLEFSVGKLVKSGKSIAVGGTIYILINFSLGLLYGFITGFSFLEVLVLAGVITISSSAIVAKVLVDLKRTANPETELILGIIMFEDIFLAVYLSVVSGLVLGDATSVGSALLSILIAFGYMLLFFIAARKLPPLLNKLLDIRSNEVFIIVIFAALFFIAGFSETIHVAEAIGALLLGLVFSETEHSDRIEHLVVPFRDFFGAMFFFSFGLSIDPFSLGDAVWLALGAVILTILGNFIAGMVAGRRAGLSHKASSNIGLTIVSRGEFSIIVANLGIAGGLSATLKPFAALYVLILAILGPLLTKESKRIYRLLNKVFKWKPDVQPARKRG, via the coding sequence ATGGACCATCTTATATTTGAAGTCGGGACAGCGCTTGTGCTTGTGGCGATTGCCAGTGTGATCGCCAATAAAATTAAATTTTCGATTATTCCGTTTCTGATTGTGCTGGGCATGCTGCTTGGACCGCATGCGCCCAAAGCGGGGATTATTGACCTTACATTTATAGAAAGCAGTGAAATCATCGCGTTTTTCGGGCGAATGGGCGTGCTGTTCCTGCTGTTCTATCTCGGACTCGAATTCTCCGTCGGAAAGTTGGTTAAGTCGGGAAAATCAATCGCGGTCGGCGGAACGATTTATATCTTGATCAATTTCAGCCTCGGACTGCTTTACGGGTTTATCACCGGGTTCTCTTTTCTGGAAGTCCTCGTCCTCGCAGGCGTTATTACGATCTCATCAAGTGCGATTGTCGCAAAAGTGCTCGTCGATTTAAAAAGAACGGCCAATCCGGAAACCGAGCTGATCCTCGGCATCATTATGTTTGAAGATATCTTCCTTGCCGTATATTTGTCCGTTGTTTCCGGCCTTGTGTTAGGTGATGCGACATCAGTCGGGAGTGCGCTCTTGTCCATTTTGATCGCCTTTGGTTATATGCTGCTGTTTTTTATCGCAGCAAGAAAGCTCCCGCCGCTGTTGAATAAACTGTTGGACATTCGCTCAAACGAAGTGTTTATTATCGTCATTTTCGCCGCGCTCTTTTTTATCGCCGGGTTTTCAGAGACGATTCATGTAGCGGAAGCGATCGGCGCGCTGCTGCTCGGATTGGTTTTTTCGGAAACAGAGCATTCTGATCGAATTGAGCATCTTGTCGTTCCGTTTCGTGACTTCTTCGGCGCGATGTTCTTTTTCAGCTTCGGCCTCAGCATTGACCCGTTTTCGCTTGGTGACGCGGTTTGGCTTGCATTGGGTGCAGTGATTCTGACCATTCTCGGAAACTTTATCGCCGGAATGGTTGCCGGACGACGCGCAGGGCTTTCTCATAAGGCTTCGTCCAATATCGGACTGACGATCGTATCACGGGGAGAGTTTTCGATTATCGTTGCGAACCTCGGGATAGCCGGCGGCCTGTCAGCCACATTAAAGCCGTTTGCCGCCTTATATGTCCTCATTCTGGCGATTTTGGGACCGCTTTTAACAAAGGAATCAAAACGAATCTACCGCCTGCTGAACAAAGTATTTAAATGGAAGCCCGATGTTCAGCCTGCAAGAAAACGGGGATAA
- a CDS encoding YhzD family protein has product MADYFLTAFDPSGEILMNEQFEAENEEAAKWRGEALLKEKDLYSHTHRVVNAAGKLILFQR; this is encoded by the coding sequence ATGGCTGATTATTTCCTTACAGCTTTTGATCCTTCTGGGGAAATACTGATGAACGAGCAGTTCGAGGCGGAAAATGAGGAAGCGGCTAAATGGCGTGGTGAAGCCTTGTTGAAAGAAAAAGACCTTTACAGTCATACCCATCGTGTGGTCAATGCAGCCGGAAAGCTGATTTTGTTTCAAAGATGA